A single region of the Biomphalaria glabrata chromosome 15, xgBioGlab47.1, whole genome shotgun sequence genome encodes:
- the LOC106070065 gene encoding uncharacterized protein LOC106070065 — MPHSVELSPFQKEKLQYYFKFLEPNQDGLLETQSIHRVMEKIYKFTGWSPDNHRALQCVEIHQTFFEILFEKSEAECGHHLTASLDDWYEIWSHLIFGCKGMSNFPVWLRLMPKVLFDMIDRNTDEVLTRDELVQFYKEIVGLQVDSAELEQLTNEAYSKMTDNGHYPLTLDSYEQIFANFLLGRTPHGPGKYIFGCFKHEYSPFQLIQPAKDDSS, encoded by the exons ATGCCCCATTCagttgaattatctccctttcaAAAAGAGAAACTACAGTATTACTTCAAGTTTCTAG AACCAAATCAAGATGGTTTGCTAGAAACTCAAAGCATCCACAGAGTTATGGAG aaaatttataaATTTACTGGGTGGTCTCCTGATAATCATAGAGCTCTTCAATGCGTGGAGATAcatcaaacattttttgaaattctttttgaaaaatctgaAGCCGAGTGTGGACATC ATCTGACAGCATCACTGGATGATTGGTATGAAATCTGGTCGCATTTAATTTTCGGATGTAAGGGGATGAGCAACTTTCCCGTCTGGCTGCGGCTAATGCCTAAAGTACTTTTTGATATGATTGACAGAAATA CGGATGAAGTTCTAACCAGGGATGAACTAGTTCAGTTTTATAAAGAGATTGTTGGCCTCCAGGTGGACTCTGCAGAACTAGAACAACTGACCAATGAAGCTTACAGTAAGATGACAGAT AATGGACATTATCCCCTGACCTTGGACAGCTATGAACAAATCTTCGCTAACTTTCTTCTGGGCCGCACGCCACATGGGCCTGGGAAGTACATATTTGGTTGTTTCAAGCATGAGTACAGTCCCTTTCAACTTATCCAACCAGCTAAAGATGACTCTAGCTGA